One genomic window of Gossypium hirsutum isolate 1008001.06 chromosome D11, Gossypium_hirsutum_v2.1, whole genome shotgun sequence includes the following:
- the LOC107913258 gene encoding calmodulin-like protein 30 produces MSKLSFIEFKYGAFPRKLSRKPTTQLSINKDSLKSNVSSRTYQPNVEEMKWVFDKFDTNKDGKISKEEYKSALKVLGKGMTGAEVTKAFTAIDTDGDGFIDYKEFMAMMQNMGEGINVNDIQSAFRVYDLDGNGKISAEELMAVLKKMGERCNLETCRKMIRGVDADGDGLIDITEFTTMMTRTMKLCQR; encoded by the coding sequence ATGTCAAAACTGAGTTTTATCGAGTTCAAATATGGAGCATTCCCAAGGAAGTTGTCAAGGAAACCGACAACACAGTTGAGCATCAACAAGGACAGCCTAAAGTCGAACGTGTCTTCAAGAACTTATCAGCCCAATGTGGAAGAAATGAAATGGGTGTTCGACAAATTCGACACCAACAAAGATGGTAAGATCTCCAAGGAAGAGTACAAGTCAGCTTTGAAAGTACTAGGCAAAGGAATGACGGGTGCCGAGGTGACCAAAGCATTTACCGCAATCGACACCGATGGAGATGGCTTCATCGACTACAAGGAGTTCATGGCGATGATGCAGAACATGGGAGAAGGGATCAATGTCAATGACATCCAAAGTGCATTTCGGGTGTATGATTTGGACGGAAACGGGAAAATCAGCGCCGAAGAATTGATGGCGGTGCTTAAGAAGATGGGAGAGAGGTGTAATCTGGAAACTTGTCGGAAAATGATTCGAGGGGTGGATGCTGATGGAGATGGCTTGATTGACATAACCGAGT
- the LOC107913257 gene encoding protein DETOXIFICATION 49, producing the protein MSDKGIAAYYSSTAPLLLNEGIDRVPQECVKDVSPEEQDSFQCQCQAWQPSLSKVVEEIKQLYAIALPMIITGLLIYGKSAISMFFMGKLGKEALAGGSLSIGIANITGYSVISGLAMGMEAISSQACGAKQWPLMGQTLQPTIAILTIACLPISVLWLNIESILLFCGQDPVISSVASTYLAFSLPDLLFQSLINPLRIYLRTQNITLPLMLTAAFSLALHAPINYILVHHLRLGIQGIAVAVTITDLNLLVTLLLYLCFSGICDKTWQGWSLECFDEWKPILCLAIPCCLSVCLEWWWYELMIVLSGLFINAPEAVATMGILIQATSLTYIFPSSLSLAVSTRVGNELGANQPSTAKTSSTIALSCAVLSSFMAMSFMTTMRNAWGQIFTNDKAILSLAAMVMPVAGLCELGNCPQTTGCGVLRGSARPTLGANINLGSFYGVGLPIAVVMGFVMDIGLLGLWLGLLAAQVVCAIVMVIVVARTDWFVQAKRAEQLTGINALVEEDQSKIQGLISVMLVN; encoded by the exons ATGAGTGATAAGGGAATTGCAGCTTATTACAGTTCTACTGCTCCTTTGTTACTCAATGAAGGTATTGATAGAGTACCTCAGGAATGTGTTAAGGATGTTTCACCAGAAGAGCAAGATTCCTTTCAGTGCCAGTGTCAAGCTTGGCAACCATCACTTTCAAAG GTTGTTGAAGAGATCAAGCAGCTTTATGCGATAGCCTTGCCTATGATAATTACTGGCCTTCTTATCTATGGAAAATCAGCAATATCGATGTTTTTTATGGGGAAATTGGGCAAGGAAGCACTGGCAGGAGGGTCTCTGTCTATTGGTATTGCTAACATTACAGGCTATTCTGTCATTTCTGGTCTTGCAATGGGGATGGAAGCTATTTCTTCTCAAGCCTGTGGAGCCAAACAATGGCCTCTTATGGGCCAAACCCTTCAACCCACCATAGCCATCCTTACAATTGCCTGTTTGCCCATTTCAGTTCTATGGCTAAACATTGAGTCCATCCTTCTCTTTTGTGGACAAGACCCAGTTATCTCCTCAGTTGCCTCTACTTATCTGGCATTCTCTCTCCCAGATCTACTCTTCCAATCTCTAATAAACCCTCTAAGAATTTACTTAAGAACCCAAAACATAACCCTCCCTCTTATGTTGACTGCAGCCTTTTCCCTTGCTTTGCATGCTCCTATCAACTACATCCTTGTCCACCATCTTCGCCTTGGCATTCAAGGTATAGCTGTGGCAGTCACCATAACAGATTTGAATTTGCTTGTTACCCTTTTGCTTTACCTATGCTTCTCTGGCATTTGTGACAAAACATGGCAAGGTTGGTCCCTGGAATGCTTCGATGAATGGAAGCCAATACTTTGCCTTGCTATACCTTGTTGCCTATCTGTTTGCTTGGAATGGTGGTGGTATGAGCTTATGATAGTCCTTTCAGGACTTTTTATCAATGCCCCAGAAGCAGTCGCTACAATGGGAATCCTAATACAAGCCACTTCACTCACCTATATCTTCCCTTCGTCTTTGAGTCTAGCAGTCTCGACACGGGTTGGTAATGAGTTGGGAGCCAACCAGCCAAGTACGGCTAAAACCTCGTCCACGATCGCATTATCATGTGCTGTTTTATCTAGTTTCATGGCTATGTCATTCATGACAACAATGAGAAACGCTTGGGGACAAATTTTCACAAACGATAAAGCCATTTTGTCGTTGGCAGCAATGGTGATGCCAGTGGCAGGGCTTTGTGAACTAGGGAACTGTCCACAAACCACCGGTTGTGGCGTTCTGAGAGGGAGTGCAAGGCCGACTTTGGGTGCCAACATAAATTTAGGATCCTTCTATGGTGTTGGATTGCCAATTGCAGTTGTAATGGGATTTGTGATGGATATAGGGTTATTAGGCCTTTGGTTGGGATTATTGGCAGCACAAGTTGTATGTGCCATTGTCATGGTCATAGTGGTGGCTAGAACAGATTGGTTTGTCCAAGCAAAAAGAGCCGAACAACTGACTGGTATTAATGCATTAGTGGAAGAGGATCAAAGCAAAATCCAGGGTTTAATATCAGTAATGCTTGTGAATTAG
- the LOC107913256 gene encoding pentatricopeptide repeat-containing protein At4g19191, mitochondrial, which produces MAGNLLTTTMVLKLPCGSFSSFMHLLKHCQSIQDLKPLKSLLIVQGLIRNNLLLGHFLKSCFYLGAPNLALSTFYKIQNPNLFCQNLMLKGLSSYGLYGDLLSVYTKCRVLNCPSDDFTFPFVIKACSALGASGIGQQIHCVVLRKGYERNVVIMTSFIDFYARNVDIGIARKLFDRISDPDLVSWNALLSGYCFNGLDKEALGVFGEIQGMNIKPNVSTLASIIPACTRLGYFYFGKSLHGLAVKCGYFFNDFLVPAFISMYKSEVDLSSARKLFYFAVERNVSVWNALINSYTQNERFFEGFEMFREMLRNDVQPNSVTFVSTVPFCENYFDISYGGSLHCCVIKHGFGSQVSVLTALMSTYAKLGEISSSEILFDQIPNKTQLSWNVLISGYVNNGLPDESLVAFRKMQLEWFSPDAISIVSILSACSNLGDILLGQSIHAFVVRRSFETNINVSNAVLAFYSDCPLLSTCFRLFKRMATKNTVSWNTLISGYVHSGQKDKANVILHQMQKEGGKLGSVTLLSILSSYSESENFRKGTILHGYAIKTGWDSDVSLTNALISMYCNCGELDAGSLLFDAMPERSVVSWNSLMTGFRHYNLSNDVLVLFAQMVKENQRPNQVSILNLLPMCSMLSQGKSIHAFALRTGMIEETTVLTSLIFMYARFGKIKLSLLVFQTGKRCDISLWNAIMSVHVDTKNAKQAVAFFCEMLQISLEPDNITVLSLISSCVLLNSLNLADSVMAYIICKGFDKDVVVSNALIDLYARCGSIVVARLLFDYLFEKDAVSWSVMINGYRLHGDAEGALKLFSRMRLSGVSHDAITYLSLLSACSHAGLVEEGQRVFNCMVEDGLSPRTEHYACMVDLLARAGHLHEAYNIVNRQPFKPSLGMLESLLGACKMYGNIEIGQRIFQMLFEMYPQNSESYVMLHNIYAAAGKWEDANTVRSIMEGRLLRKLPGFSLVGDNFTY; this is translated from the coding sequence ATGGCGGGAAACCTATTGACCACCACCATGGTTTTAAAACTTCCATGTGGTTCCTTTTCAAGTTTCATGCATCTCTTAAAGCACTGTCAAAGCATCCAAGACTTAAAGCCGCTTAAATCTCTTCTCATCGTACAAGGTCTCATAAGAAACAACTTACTGCTAGGACATTTTCTTAAATCTTGCTTTTATCTGGGTGCTCCAAATTTGGCTCTCTCCACCTTTTACAAAATTCAAAACCCAAATTTATTCTGCCAAAACTTAATGCTGAAAGGTCTTTCTAGTTATGGTCTATATGGAGATCTTTTGTCTGTTTATACAAAATGCCGGGTCTTGAATTGCCCATCTGATGATTTTACATTTCCTTTCGTGATTAAGGCTTGTTCAGCTTTAGGTGCTTCTGGGATTGGACAGCAGATTCATTGCGTtgttttgagaaaagggtatgaaagAAATGTTGTCATTATGActtcttttattgatttttatgcaagaaatgTCGATATAGGGATTGCGCGGAAACTGTTTGATAGAATTTCTGACCCTGACTTGGTTTCATGGAATGCTTTGCTTTCTGGTTACTGTTTTAATGGACTTGATAAAGAAGCATTGGGGGTTTTCGGGGAAATTCAGGGAATGAACATAAAGCCTAATGTCAGTACTTTGGCAAGTATAATCCCTGCATGTACGCGGTTGGggtatttttattttggtaaatctCTGCATGGTTTGGCTGTTAAATGTGGATACTTCTTCAACGATTTTTTGGTTCCTGCTTTTATTTCAATGTATAAAAGTGAAGTGGATTTATCTAGTGCTAGGAAACTGTTTTACTTTGCTGTGGAAAGGAATGTTTCTGTTTGGAATGCTCTGATCAATAGTTATACGCAGAATGAGAGGTTTTTCGAAGGTTTTGAGATGTTTCGGGAAATGCTTCGAAATGATGTGCAGCCTAACTCAGTGACGTTTGTGTCTACTGTTCCCTTCTGTGAGAACTATTTTGATATTAGCTATGGCGGATCTCTCCATTGTTGTGTTATTAAACATGGATTTGGAAGTCAGGTTTCTGTATTGACAGCTCTCATGTCAACGTATGCTAAGCTTGGGGAAATAAGTTCATCTGAAATTTTGTTTGATCAGATACCAAACAAAACACAGCTGTCATGGAATGTGCTGATTTCTGGTTATGTAAATAATGGACTACCGGATGAAAGTTTGGTTGCATTTCGCAAAATGCAATTGGAATGGTTCAGTCCTGATGCAATTTCAATTGTTAGCATCCTTTCTGCCTGCTCGAATCTAGGTGACATTTTACTTGGTCAGTCGATACATGCATTTGTAGTTAGAAGAAGTTTTGAAACAAATATTAATGTTTCAAATGCAGTCCTGGCATTTTACTCTGACTGTCCTTTACTCTCCACTTGTTTTAGGCTATTTAAAAGAATGGCAACTAAGAATACAGTATCATGGAATACTTTGATATCTGGGTATGTACACAGTGGACAAAAGGATAAGGCAAATGTGATTCTTCACCAGATGCAGAAAGAGGGAGGGAAGTTGGGTTCTGTGACTTTGCTAAGTATCCTTTCTTCTTACAGTGAGAGTGAAAATTTCAGGAAAGGAACAATCCTTCATGGTTATGCAATCAAAACTGGGTGGGACTCTGATGTTTCATTGACAAATGCACTAATTAGTATGTATTGTAACTGTGGAGAGCTTGATGCTGGATCACTATTGTTTGATGCCATGCCTGAAAGAAGTGTAGTTTCTTGGAATTCATTAATGACTGGCTTCCGGCATTACAACTTATCAAATGATGTTCTAGTCTTGTTTGCTCAAATGGTGAAGGAGAACCAAAGACCAAATCAAGTAAGTATACTAAATTTATTGCCCATGTGCAGCATGTTGTCACAGGGTAAGTCCATCCATGCGTTTGCACTCAGAACAGGGATGATAGAGGAAACAACTGTTCTTACATCTCTTATCTTCATGTATGCTAGATTTGGTAAAATAAAATTGAGCCTCCTAGTTTTTCAGACGGGGAAAAGATGTGATATTTCTTTGTGGAATGCTATCATGTCTGTGCATGTTGATACCAAAAATGCCAAACAAGCAGTTGCTTTTTTTTGTGAAATGCTCCAGATAAGTTTGGAACCTGACAATATAACAGTTTTAAGTTTAATCTCCTCATGTGTTCTACTAAACAGCCTGAATCTAGCGGATTCTGTGATGGCCTATATCATATGCAAGGGCTTTGACAAAGATGTGGTAGTTAGTAATGCCCTCATAGACCTATATGCAAGGTGTGGAAGCATTGTTGTCGCGAGATTGCTATTTGACTACTTGTTTGAAAAAGATGCTGTCTCTTGGAGTGTGATGATTAATGGATACAGATTGCATGGAGATGCCGAAGGTGCCCTCAAGCTTTTCTCGAGGATGCGACTTTCAGGGGTGAGCCATGATGCCATTACTTATTTAAGTCTTTTATCGGCTTGTAGCCATGCTGGTTTAGTTGAGGAAGGCCAGAGGGTATTCAACTGTATGGTTGAAGATGGGTTATCTCCAAGAACAGAGCATTATGCTTGTATGGTTGACCTTCTTGCGCGAGCTGGTCATTTGCATGAAGCTTATAATATAGTCAATAGACAGCCATTCAAACCTTCTCTAGGCATGCTTGAATCCCTGTTAGGTGCTTGTAAAATGTACGGGAACATTGAAATTGGACAGAGAATTTTTCAGATGCTCTTCGAAATGTATCCACAAAACTCAGAATCTTATGTGATGCTTCACAATATATACGCAGCAGCTGGAAAGTGGGAAGACGCCAACACAGTCAGGTCTATTATGGAAGGAAGACTGCTAAGAAAACTCCCTGGTTTTAGTCTAGTTGGAGATAACTTCACATATTAG
- the LOC107913255 gene encoding caltractin, giving the protein MAYGRASQKGKHKGRHQGLSQQKRQEIKEAFELFDTDGSGTIDAKELNVAMRALGFEMTEEEIKQMIADVDRNGSGAIDFDEFVHMMTAKIGERDTNEELMKAFQIIDQDNNGKISVQDINRISKDLGELLSQKEIQDMIEEADRDCDGEVNIDEFMRVMKRTTYGY; this is encoded by the exons ATG GCTTATGGAAGGGCATCGCAGAAAGGCAAGCATAAGGGACGTCACCAGGGATTAAGCCAACAAAAGAGGCAAGAGATTAAGGAAGCATTTGAATTATTTGACACTGATGGCTCAG GTACCATTGATGCTAAAGAGCTGAATGTGGCCATGAG GGCTCTTGGTTTCGAGATGACAGAAGAG gaaatcaaacaaatgatcGCGGATGTGGACAGGAATGGCAGTGGTGCTATTGATTTTGATGAGTTTGTGCACATGATGACTGCCAAGATTGGGGAGAGGGACACTAACGAAGAGCTTATGAAAGCATTCCAAATCATCGATCAAGATAACAAT GGAAAGATTTCTGTCCAAGACATTAATCGCATTTCAAAGGACCTTGGTGAACTCTTATCCCAGAAAGAGATTCAAGACATGATCGAGGAAGCCGACCGAGATT GTGATGGTGAGGTAAACATAGATGAGTTCATGAGGGTGATGAAGAGAACAACATATGGCTACTAG
- the LOC107913254 gene encoding red chlorophyll catabolite reductase has translation MAVVFPHFPLPSLSSSPSPSPSSSSSFSQPSPRPQFFAFSASPMDNSPKKFMDFPFVTAPRRNLMIDLVSTIENRLHSQLKPCTLPSDLQQYYNPSKTSHGSLYIRSGHTSSQVDFMLGSWLHCELPTGGAVDITSLSAYLNASTDAPNFLIELIQNSPTSLVLILDLPPRKDPVLYPEYLQTFYENTRLESLRQTLEKLPEVRPYYSSALYIRCLTSPTSIMIRINTEGTEGDGPGRMEEIIKDHIDPVAKEALGIWLDQCACGNRNVDEAEKAYLEKRDGLVRNKTIEIDIGSSFPRLFGPDVANRILEVIREAFSG, from the exons ATGGCTGTCGTTTTCCCACACTTCCCACTTCCTTCACTCTCATCTTCACCTTCACCTtcaccttcttcttcttcttctttctctcaACCTTCACCCAGACCCCAATTTTTTGCATTCTCTGCATCTCCCATGGACAATTCCCCCAAAAAGTTCATGGATTTCCCATTCGTCACTGCCCCGCGTAGGAACTTGATGATCGATCTCGTATCCACGATAGAGAACCGTCTACACTCTCAACTCAAACCATGCACTTTACCTTCCGATTTACAACAGTACTACAATCCAAGTAAAACCTCCCATGGCTCACTGTATATCCGATCAGGCCATACCTCTTCTCAG GTTGATTTCATGCTAGGAAGTTGGTTACACTGTGAGCTGCCAACAGGGGGAGCAGTGGACATAACAAGCCTTTCAGCTTATCTGAATGCTTCCACAGATGCACCGAATTTCCTGATTGAGCTCATACAGAATAGCCCAACGTCACTTGTTCTCATTCTGGATTTGCCACCTCGAAAGGACCCAGTCTTATATCCTGAATACCTTCAAACTTTTTATGAGAACACCCGGCTTGAATCACTTAGGCAAACGCTTGAGAAACTCCCAGAAGTTCGACCGTACTACTCCTCAGCACTTTACATTCGATGTCTCACCTCTCCCACGTCGATCATGATCCGAATCAACACGGAGGGAACTGAGGGAGACGGACCAGGACGCATGGAGGAGATTATAAAGGATCACATAGATCCTGTGGCGAAAGAAGCATTGGGGATATGGTTGGATCAATGTGCTTGTGGAAACAGAAATGTGGATGAGGCGGAAAAGGCATATTTGGAGAAGAGGGATGGATTGGTTAGGAACAAGACAATTGAGATTGATATAGGCTCAAGCTTCCCAAGATTGTTTGGACCCGACGTAGCAAATCGTATATTAGAGGTGATAAGGGAAGCATTTAGTGGATGA